The following are from one region of the Simiduia agarivorans SA1 = DSM 21679 genome:
- the uxuA gene encoding mannonate dehydratase, with translation MQETWRWFGPSDNITLRHIAQAGATGIVTALHEIPAGEVWPLEAIAERKALIEASGLNWAVIESIPVHNDIKSRSGDYRRMIDNYCQSIRNVGAAGVNTVCYNFMPVVDWTRTNLGYTLPNASQALRFEMTDFAAYDVYVLKRKGAEKDYAPALLAQAEARVAAMSPTEIALLEKNIIAGLPGGEGSHTREGIIDTLETFIALGNEGFRANLFAFLEEIIPVAQEAGVRMCIHPDDPPFSLFGLPRVVSTADDARAIFTAFPSEACGLTLCAGSFGARCDNNLVEIAREFGDRVYFTHLRNVKREEDGSFYESDHLDGDNDMVGLITALLTEEQRRRQEGHHQPHIPMRPDHGHLMLDEVNQPGTKPGYSYLGRLKGLAELRGVIHALTYTLRQ, from the coding sequence ATGCAAGAGACCTGGCGCTGGTTCGGCCCTTCGGACAACATCACTCTCAGACACATTGCCCAGGCGGGTGCCACGGGTATTGTGACAGCCCTGCACGAAATCCCCGCTGGCGAAGTCTGGCCGCTTGAAGCCATTGCTGAACGCAAAGCGCTCATTGAAGCGTCCGGTCTGAACTGGGCAGTGATTGAAAGCATTCCGGTACACAATGACATCAAATCACGCTCCGGCGACTACCGACGCATGATTGATAATTATTGCCAGTCCATCCGCAATGTGGGCGCCGCCGGCGTCAATACTGTGTGCTACAACTTCATGCCGGTAGTGGACTGGACCCGCACCAACCTGGGCTACACCCTGCCCAACGCCAGTCAGGCTTTGCGGTTTGAAATGACCGACTTTGCCGCCTACGACGTTTACGTACTGAAGCGCAAAGGTGCCGAAAAAGATTATGCGCCCGCTCTGCTGGCGCAAGCCGAAGCCAGAGTGGCGGCCATGTCGCCCACCGAAATTGCGCTGCTGGAAAAAAATATTATTGCCGGCTTGCCCGGCGGTGAAGGCTCGCACACGCGAGAGGGTATTATCGACACGCTGGAAACTTTTATTGCACTTGGCAACGAAGGCTTCCGCGCGAACCTGTTTGCATTCCTGGAAGAAATCATTCCGGTAGCCCAGGAAGCCGGCGTGCGCATGTGTATCCATCCCGATGACCCACCCTTTTCGCTTTTTGGTTTGCCGCGGGTGGTGTCCACTGCCGATGACGCGCGCGCGATTTTCACAGCGTTTCCCAGCGAGGCCTGCGGCCTGACGCTGTGTGCCGGCTCCTTTGGTGCACGCTGTGACAACAATTTGGTGGAGATAGCGCGTGAATTTGGTGACCGCGTTTACTTCACGCACCTGCGCAATGTAAAACGCGAAGAGGACGGTTCTTTTTATGAATCGGATCATCTGGATGGCGACAACGATATGGTGGGCTTAATTACCGCATTGTTGACGGAGGAGCAACGCCGCCGTCAGGAAGGCCACCATCAGCCGCACATTCCCATGCGCCCCGATCACGGCCACCTGATGCTGGACGAGGTGAATCAACCCGGCACCAAACCGGGCTATTCTTACTTGGGTCGGCTAAAAGGCCTGGCAGAATTGCGCGGCGTGATCCACGCCTTGACCTATACCTTGCGCCAGTAG
- the uxaC gene encoding glucuronate isomerase encodes MLLHPDRLFPAEPGTRAIARALYTSVAQLPIISPHGHTDPAWFAINQPFTNPTELLIKPDHYVFRMLYSQGIGLQQLGIRNPDADPEQVWQLFARHFYLFRGTPSSLWLNYVFEKVFDIDQPLNAQTAAHYYKVINDKLAQPAFLPRALFERFNIEVLTTTESPLDDLRHHQAINDSGWHGRVLTAYRPDDVLDPDQPDFTNNLARLAELTGEDTSSWHGYLNALRNRRAYFKSMGATSTDHGHATANTADLSRAECETLFAGALAGTLNTSEADLFRAQMLTEMAGMSVEDGLVMQLHPGCHRNHNGPLFERFGRDKGADIPVRTEYVKALHPLLNKYGNDPRLSLIVFTLDETNYSRELAPLAGHYPALKLGPAWWFHDSPEGMRRYREQVTETAGFYNTVGFNDDTRAFLSIPARHDLARRMDCAVLAQWVADHRLTEQDAFELAHDLSYTLAKNAYKL; translated from the coding sequence GTGTTACTTCATCCCGATCGATTATTTCCCGCCGAGCCCGGCACCCGGGCCATTGCCCGCGCGCTCTATACGTCGGTGGCGCAATTGCCCATTATCAGCCCGCACGGCCATACGGACCCGGCATGGTTTGCAATCAATCAACCGTTCACCAATCCGACCGAGCTTCTGATCAAACCCGATCACTATGTATTCCGCATGCTGTATTCACAGGGTATTGGACTGCAACAATTGGGGATTCGCAATCCAGACGCCGACCCGGAGCAGGTATGGCAGTTATTTGCCCGGCACTTTTACCTGTTCCGCGGCACGCCCTCAAGCCTGTGGTTGAACTACGTGTTCGAAAAGGTGTTTGACATCGACCAACCCCTGAACGCGCAAACCGCAGCGCATTACTACAAGGTTATCAACGACAAGTTGGCCCAACCGGCGTTTTTGCCGCGGGCATTGTTTGAACGCTTTAACATCGAAGTACTCACCACCACCGAATCACCACTGGATGATCTGCGTCACCATCAAGCGATCAACGACAGTGGCTGGCACGGTCGGGTACTTACCGCTTACCGGCCCGACGACGTGCTCGATCCGGACCAGCCCGACTTTACCAACAATCTTGCGCGCCTGGCCGAACTCACTGGCGAAGACACCAGCAGCTGGCACGGCTACCTCAACGCCTTGCGCAACCGGCGCGCCTATTTCAAATCCATGGGCGCCACCTCCACCGACCATGGCCACGCCACGGCGAACACCGCAGACCTGAGCCGGGCCGAATGCGAGACCCTGTTTGCCGGCGCGTTGGCAGGTACATTAAATACATCTGAAGCCGATCTGTTCCGTGCCCAGATGCTGACAGAAATGGCCGGCATGAGTGTTGAAGATGGCCTGGTGATGCAATTGCACCCGGGTTGCCACCGCAATCACAATGGCCCACTGTTCGAACGCTTCGGCCGTGACAAGGGCGCGGACATTCCGGTGCGCACCGAATACGTGAAAGCGCTGCATCCGCTGCTCAACAAATACGGCAATGACCCGCGCCTGAGCCTGATTGTGTTTACTCTGGATGAAACCAATTACAGCCGCGAGCTGGCGCCATTGGCCGGCCACTACCCGGCGCTGAAACTGGGGCCAGCCTGGTGGTTCCACGACAGCCCCGAGGGCATGCGCCGTTACCGCGAGCAGGTGACCGAAACCGCCGGTTTCTATAACACGGTAGGGTTCAACGACGACACCCGTGCGTTCCTCTCCATACCCGCCCGCCACGATCTGGCCCGGCGTATGGACTGTGCTGTATTGGCGCAATGGGTGGCCGATCACCGCCTGACCGAGCAGGACGCTTTTGAACTGGCCCACGACCTGAGTTACACACTCGCGAAAAACGCTTACAAATTATGA
- a CDS encoding FadR/GntR family transcriptional regulator has protein sequence MELQAVKAERLYLKVAEQLSRLITDGTIKPGERLPSERVLADKLGVSRPTIREAMIALEISGVIEIRTGSGIYATQKQSQQPELDLGDKGVGPFEILEIRFIVESEACALAAARISGDQIAALKLAIKEMEEEEKRPDASEQADWKFHQIIAEATQNSAIESIVNWLWELRNQSELSSAFMERLRSEGVHPSIEDHRKIVMALEQKNPEKARAAMRNHIDNATAAAATYFGKAAE, from the coding sequence ATGGAGCTTCAAGCCGTCAAAGCGGAGCGTTTGTATCTGAAGGTCGCGGAACAGTTATCGCGATTAATTACCGATGGTACCATCAAACCGGGCGAACGTTTACCGTCGGAGCGGGTGTTGGCCGACAAGCTGGGTGTCAGCCGACCCACCATCCGCGAGGCGATGATTGCCCTGGAAATCTCCGGCGTGATTGAAATCCGTACCGGCTCCGGTATTTATGCCACACAAAAACAAAGCCAGCAGCCGGAACTGGATTTGGGTGACAAAGGCGTCGGGCCTTTCGAGATTCTTGAAATCCGGTTTATCGTCGAGTCCGAGGCCTGTGCGCTGGCCGCGGCGCGTATCAGCGGCGACCAGATTGCAGCGCTCAAGCTTGCCATCAAAGAAATGGAAGAAGAGGAAAAACGTCCTGACGCGTCCGAGCAGGCAGATTGGAAATTTCACCAGATCATTGCCGAAGCGACCCAGAACAGTGCAATTGAAAGCATTGTCAATTGGCTGTGGGAATTGCGCAATCAGTCCGAACTGAGCAGTGCGTTTATGGAGCGGCTGCGCAGCGAGGGTGTGCATCCTTCCATTGAGGATCATCGCAAAATCGTTATGGCGCTGGAGCAGAAGAACCCGGAAAAAGCCCGCGCAGCCATGCGCAACCACATTGATAACGCCACCGCGGCGGCGGCCACCTATTTTGGAAAAGCGGCGGAATAA
- a CDS encoding sugar kinase: MPKIAALGECMIELAPTASGDFRLGFAGDTLNTAIYLARFGVEVDYLTALGDDHFSDAMLSQWQQEGIGTRRVERFAGRLPGLYLIETDVTGERSFHYWRNAAPARDLLARAPQVLDDLQRYDMLYLSGITLSLYEPEHRHMLFDKLAGFRAQGGRVAFDINYRPRNWSSREEAIACFSRMQTLTDIALPSLDDEQSLYGPLSADAVIDRYRDAGCNEVVVKQGKAGTRLCTEEVLRTIPVPELIQPLDTTAAGDSFNAGYLAARLVNRAPEEAVLAGSRCAACVIQFPGAIVPRAQFMERLGHA; encoded by the coding sequence ATGCCCAAAATAGCCGCATTGGGTGAATGCATGATCGAGCTCGCGCCCACAGCCTCAGGCGACTTTCGTCTGGGTTTCGCTGGCGACACCCTGAACACCGCCATTTACCTCGCCCGCTTCGGTGTAGAGGTGGATTACCTCACCGCCCTGGGCGACGACCACTTCAGCGATGCCATGCTGTCACAATGGCAGCAGGAAGGCATTGGCACCCGCCGTGTCGAACGCTTTGCCGGGCGTTTACCGGGGCTCTACCTGATTGAAACCGACGTCACTGGCGAACGCAGTTTCCACTATTGGCGCAACGCCGCACCCGCGCGAGATTTGCTCGCCAGAGCCCCGCAGGTGCTGGATGACCTTCAGCGTTACGACATGCTGTACCTCAGCGGAATCACCTTGTCTCTGTATGAGCCAGAACATCGCCACATGCTGTTCGACAAATTAGCCGGCTTCCGCGCACAAGGCGGCAGGGTTGCCTTTGATATCAACTACCGGCCACGCAATTGGAGCAGCCGCGAAGAAGCCATTGCGTGCTTCAGCCGAATGCAGACGCTCACCGATATCGCACTGCCGAGTCTCGACGACGAGCAATCTCTATACGGCCCCCTGTCGGCCGATGCGGTTATCGATCGATACCGCGATGCCGGTTGCAATGAAGTTGTGGTGAAGCAAGGTAAAGCCGGCACGCGCCTGTGCACTGAAGAAGTGTTGCGCACCATTCCGGTACCCGAGCTGATTCAGCCGCTGGACACCACGGCGGCCGGCGACTCTTTCAACGCCGGTTATCTGGCTGCCCGATTGGTCAACCGGGCGCCAGAAGAGGCGGTACTTGCAGGCAGTCGCTGTGCCGCCTGCGTAATTCAGTTCCCCGGCGCCATTGTGCCGCGGGCACAATTTATGGAGCGGCTCGGTCATGCGTAG
- the kduI gene encoding 5-dehydro-4-deoxy-D-glucuronate isomerase has translation MKFLHTADQVRYQRMTNAELKDAFVMQALFEPGQLNLTYTDVDRAIVGAAVPLAKSLALPTHKELASAYFCERRELGVINIGGDGKVLVDGETYAMTKLDSLYVCRGSKDIQFISNDEKSPAQFYLVSYPAHRTTRTQHVPLAEANAVAMGDQQSSNERTIFQSICPGIVDSCQLVMGITQLHNGSVWNTKPPHTHRRRTEVYMYFDFDPSQRVFHFMGAPEETRALTLAPGHAIASPSWSIHSGAGSCSYSFIWAMGGENQQFDDMDHLTMDQLG, from the coding sequence ATGAAATTTCTTCACACTGCGGATCAGGTGCGCTACCAGCGCATGACCAACGCCGAACTGAAAGACGCGTTTGTGATGCAAGCGCTGTTTGAACCCGGTCAACTCAACCTGACCTATACCGACGTGGATCGCGCCATTGTGGGCGCCGCAGTACCGCTCGCAAAATCCCTGGCATTGCCCACACACAAAGAGCTGGCCAGCGCGTATTTTTGCGAAAGGCGCGAGCTGGGTGTTATCAACATCGGCGGCGACGGCAAGGTATTGGTGGATGGTGAAACCTATGCCATGACCAAACTCGACAGTTTGTACGTATGCCGCGGCAGCAAAGACATCCAGTTCATCAGCAACGATGAGAAAAGCCCAGCGCAATTTTATCTGGTGAGTTACCCCGCCCACCGCACTACCCGCACCCAACACGTGCCGTTAGCCGAAGCCAATGCGGTGGCCATGGGCGACCAGCAATCCAGTAACGAACGCACGATTTTCCAATCCATTTGCCCCGGCATTGTGGATTCCTGTCAGCTGGTAATGGGCATTACCCAACTGCACAACGGCAGCGTGTGGAATACCAAGCCACCCCACACCCATCGCCGCCGCACTGAGGTGTACATGTATTTTGATTTTGACCCGAGCCAGCGGGTATTCCACTTCATGGGCGCGCCGGAAGAAACCCGCGCCCTCACGCTGGCACCGGGCCACGCCATTGCGTCACCTTCATGGTCAATCCACTCAGGCGCCGGTAGCTGCAGCTACAGCTTTATCTGGGCCATGGGCGGTGAGAACCAGCAGTTTGACGACATGGACCACCTGACCATGGATCAACTGGGCTGA
- a CDS encoding mannitol dehydrogenase family protein, which translates to MTRLSLNQLDQLPGTLAAPGYSPTRRKVGIVHLGIGNFHRAHQAVYVDDLLAKTDGHWRILGVSLRSGSMRDKMMEQDFLYTLREQDEHIQRLRVIGAIADVLVAPENPSAVIEAMASPDVHMVSLTVTEKGYYLQAASRQLDLQHADIQSDITGGQAPITIYGFLLAACRLRMQRQLPGFNVLSCDNLPDNSHLLGQALIAAARLQDTDLAHWIERELAFCNTMVDRIVPATTRDDQLAISEQCDMEDSGSLSAETYRQWVIENNFKGEYPDFSQVGALLVDNVAPYETMKLRLLNGCHSALAYLGALRGHDTIHQAITDPVLRTFVSYLMNKELAPTLSPLPGVNLLQYQATIVQRFANHRVPYRCHQVASDGSQKLPQRLLAAATELKRKGQSANGIACVVGAWLAFLIGSNNQSNYSVNDPGAERLLKMIEQHKKKTDYPNTDQVNALLTHSGIVPATLLADSEWMHKVLVAVQALLSNTSDKLLSQLTHA; encoded by the coding sequence ATGACCCGACTGAGCCTCAATCAACTCGATCAGCTGCCCGGCACACTGGCGGCGCCCGGTTACTCACCGACCCGGCGCAAAGTGGGCATAGTGCATTTGGGCATAGGCAATTTTCATCGCGCCCATCAGGCCGTGTATGTGGATGATTTGCTGGCGAAAACGGATGGCCACTGGCGCATTCTGGGTGTGAGCCTGCGCAGCGGGTCCATGCGTGACAAGATGATGGAACAGGATTTTCTGTACACCTTGCGCGAACAGGATGAACACATCCAACGACTGCGGGTTATTGGCGCCATTGCCGATGTGCTGGTTGCCCCGGAAAACCCCAGCGCCGTCATAGAAGCCATGGCCAGCCCGGATGTGCATATGGTGAGCCTGACCGTGACCGAAAAAGGTTACTACCTGCAAGCGGCCAGCCGGCAACTGGATTTGCAACACGCAGACATCCAATCCGACATTACCGGCGGCCAGGCCCCAATTACCATTTATGGTTTTTTGCTTGCTGCCTGCCGGCTGCGCATGCAGCGCCAGCTGCCCGGCTTTAATGTATTGAGTTGCGATAACCTACCCGACAATTCACACCTGTTAGGCCAGGCCCTGATTGCTGCTGCCCGCCTGCAGGACACTGATCTGGCGCACTGGATCGAACGCGAACTGGCGTTTTGCAATACCATGGTGGACCGTATCGTACCGGCCACCACTCGCGACGACCAACTCGCCATCAGCGAACAATGCGACATGGAAGACAGTGGCAGCCTGAGTGCGGAAACCTATCGACAGTGGGTCATAGAGAATAATTTCAAAGGCGAATATCCGGATTTTTCCCAGGTTGGCGCCTTGCTGGTGGACAATGTAGCGCCCTATGAAACCATGAAGCTTCGCTTGCTGAATGGTTGTCACTCGGCGCTGGCCTATTTAGGCGCGCTGCGCGGCCACGACACCATTCATCAGGCCATCACCGATCCAGTGCTGCGCACATTCGTCAGCTACCTGATGAACAAAGAACTGGCGCCTACGCTGTCGCCCTTGCCCGGCGTGAATCTGTTGCAGTATCAGGCCACCATTGTGCAACGCTTTGCCAACCACCGGGTCCCCTATCGCTGCCACCAGGTGGCTTCGGATGGCAGCCAGAAACTGCCACAGCGTCTGTTAGCGGCGGCGACAGAACTGAAGCGTAAGGGTCAATCCGCCAACGGCATTGCCTGTGTAGTCGGCGCCTGGCTCGCGTTTCTGATCGGTAGCAATAACCAAAGCAACTATTCCGTGAACGACCCGGGCGCCGAACGGCTGCTGAAAATGATTGAACAGCACAAGAAAAAAACCGACTACCCCAATACAGATCAGGTCAACGCCTTACTGACCCACAGTGGCATTGTGCCAGCCACACTGCTGGCAGATTCAGAATGGATGCATAAAGTGCTGGTTGCAGTACAGGCTTTGTTGAGCAATACCTCCGATAAACTCTTATCGCAATTAACGCACGCCTGA